In Papaver somniferum cultivar HN1 chromosome 1, ASM357369v1, whole genome shotgun sequence, a genomic segment contains:
- the LOC113358266 gene encoding uncharacterized protein KIAA1211 homolog, producing the protein MARTSDRAAHVIAVRTSKRLADKRGRMERAGTSVVGCRREENQRQTKEDGLRFGRNTVSSEEDELRRRIYDHEENEGGRRRIRRMNEDEERDLRRALEISQWEDQRRRHEEEQRQEDELQRQANFIRDEEDRRRPDEGSLSVMRGRHHEEDGGNLNQEVLNELRDMRDLINNSRRGGRVQLAEAIEEADKSPFTYEIMHTDIP; encoded by the exons ATGGCTAGAACATCAGATCGAGCAGCGCATGTGATAGCTGTAAGGACAAGCAAACGATTGGCAGATAAGAGGGGAAGGATGGAACGGGCCGGAACATCAGTTGTAGGATGCAGGCGAGAAGAGAACCAGCGACAGACGAAGGAAGATGGCCTCAG ATTCGGAAGGAACACTGTATCTTCGGAGGAAGATGAACTGCGGCGAAGGATATATGACCACGAGGAAAATGAAGGAGGACGAAGAAGAATACGACGaatgaatgaagacgaagaaagagACTTGAGAAGAGCACTGGAGATCTCACAATGGGAAGATCAGAGGCGGAGACATGAGGAGGAACAGAGGCAGGAGGACGAACTGCAACGTCAGGCGAACTTTATCCGAGACGAGGAGGATAGGCGACGACCAGACGAAGGGAGTCTTAGCGTGATGAGAGGCCGTCACCATGAGGAGGATGGAGGAAACTTGAACCAAGAAGTCCTGAACGAGTTGAGAGACATGAGGGATTTAATTAATAACTCACGAAGAGGTGGAAGAGTACAGTTAGCAGAAGCAATAGAGGAAGCAGATAAATCGCCATTCACCTATGAGATCATGCATACGGACATCCCGTAG
- the LOC113312525 gene encoding uncharacterized protein LOC113312525: protein MAANPEDELKSPSASTPQDFPFNQDIKQNKRRETSPDQHSRRPNLSSLQIPERSIENSLINSARTDIAPSPSSTRAGLPPRPNSAKYKASVKNLLPQRSLRTKTLSHEGEKTVLLVPETELSVGPVDKPSTSRSFSLTKVFSSSMAKGTNSMPVTPVANSGVESLQGRHLQDHSDFPKQADQKHISRSFSVPVNVKTMATLRRMDSSGGLIRVISTPRPVMVDGGSPDDIGAAATATEEATEDIPEEEAVCRICFVELNEGGETLKLECSCRGELALAHQECAVKWFSIKGNRTCDVCKQEVKNLPVTLLRIESIQQQTVNRQTGVVAPQREVPRYRVWQDVPVLVMVSMLAYFCFLEQLLVSDLGSRALAISLPFSCVLGLLSAMIASTMVSKSYIWAYASFQFAIVILFAHIFYTVLSVNPILSVLLSSFTGFGIAISTNSLLVEYLRWRTSRNPQTAHQQNQRGVQHQYHRHRQHQHHQQQQQQQHQQQQQQQQQQQQREDIETGTVDRPNRSLET from the exons ATGGCTGCAAATCCTGAAGATGAATTAAAATCTCCTTCAGCATCAACCCCACAAGATTTCCCCTTTAATCAG GACATTAAGCAAAATAAGAGAAgagaaacctcacctgatcagcATTCAAGGCGTCCAAACTTGTCGTCACTGCAAATACCTGAAAGGTCCATAGAAAATTCATTGATCAATTCCGCAAGAACAGATATAGCACCAAGTCCCAGTTCTACAAGAGCAGGCCTACCTCCAAGACCAAATTCAGCGAAGTACAAAGCATCTGTTAAAAATTTGCTTCCCCAACGCAGTCTTAGGACAAAAACTTTGTCTCACGAAGGAGAGAAGACCGTTCTTCTTGTTCCAGAGACAGAATTGTCAGTTGGTCCAGTCGACAAGCCTTCTACCTCAAGATCGTTTTCTCTGACTAAGGTGTTCTCCTCGTCAATGGCTAAAGGCACAAACTCTATGCCAGTAACACCTGTTGCAAACTCAGGCGTCGAATCTTTACAGGGAAGACATCTCCAAGATCATTCTGATTTTCCT AAACAAGCAGATCAGAAGCATATATCACGCTCCTTTTCAGTTCCTGTTAATGTCAAAACGATGGCAACTTTAAGGAGAATGGATTCATCAGGAGGTCTGATTCGTGTAATTTCAACTCCTCGTCCTGTAATGGTTGATGGAGGATCGCCAGATGACATTGGTGCAGCGGCCACTG CGACTGAAGAAGCAACTGAGGATATTCCTGAAGAAGAAGCAGTGTGCAGAATTTGTTTTGTCGAACTCAATGAAGGGGGTGAAACTCTTAAATTGGAGTGTAGCTGCAGAGGTGAACTTGCACTAGCCCACCAAGAATGTGCAGTGAAGTGGTTCAGTATAAAGGGTAACAGGACATGTGATGTCTGCAAGCAAGAAGTAAAAAACTTACCTGTAACATTATTGCGAATAGAGAGTATTCAGCAGCAGACTGTTAATAGACAGACGGGGGTTGTGGCACCACAGAGGGAAGTTCCTCGATACAG GGTCTGGCAGGACGTGCCGGTTCTTGTCATGGTCAGCATGTTGGCGTATTTCTGCTTTCTGGAGCAGCTTCTG GTTTCAGATCTGGGGTCTCGTGCTCTCGCTATATCTTTGCCCTTTTCCTGTGTTTTAGGCCTACTATCAGCCATGATAGCTTCTACAATGG TGAGCAAGAGTTACATTTGGGCTTATGCTTCGTTCCAATTTGCGATCGTTATCCTGTTTGCTCATATCTTTTATACTGTA CTTAGTGTGAACCCGATTCTCTCAGTTCTGCTTTCTTCGTTCACTGGTTTTGGAATTGCAATCAGCACGAATTCTCTGCTTGTGGAGTACCTAAGATGGAGAACCAGCAGAAATCCGCAAACTGCTCATCAACAAAACCAAAGAGGAGTACAGCATCAGTATCATCGTCATCGTCAGCATcagcatcatcaacaacaacagcagcagcagcaccagcaacaacaacaacaacagcagcagcagcaacaaagggaggatATTGAAACTGGGACAGTAGATAGGCCTAACAGGAGTCTCGAAACCTGA
- the LOC113312498 gene encoding uncharacterized protein LOC113312498, with the protein MEWGSFTECREYLRDYGISKRFGMRKIMNNKVRQEYVCDDDDNCGWFVKCSSMSDNVTFRLKKGEFKHTCQPRGLETALANRKWVSHKILGYVRDNPDCKPKAIRRRVKRKYKVNISYWTAWHARWRCLEMILGSFEDSYAKVPELCEQIKKDNPGSIATFSRDSRTKQFTGLCVAYNASLEGYKDARPMIGLDAFHSNGGVIMSVTSLDGHGGLFPLAVYFTRLECKETWNAFLEIIAPSLRLHDKPLTFISDKQKGIEYGVQRQFGDVNHFHRLCFRHHYKNMKMKHPGPEIEKLAWKAAKSYNELIIIKQ; encoded by the exons ATGGAATGGGGTTCTTTTACAGAGTGCAGAGAGTATTTAAGAGACTATGGTATTAGCAAAAGATTTGGGATGAGAAAAATTATGAACAACAAAGTAAGACAAGAGTATGtatgtgatgatgatgataactGTGGTTGGTTTGTGAAGTGTAGCTCAATGAGTGACAATGTTACTTTTAGGCTCAAGAAAGGTGAGTTTAAGCATACTTGTCAACCAAGAGGGCTGGAAACTGCACTTGCTAACAGAAAGTGGGTGTCACACAAG aTTCTGGGATATGTAAGAGACAACCCTGACTGCAAGCCTAAAGCTATAAGGAGAAGAGTTAAGAGGAAGTATAAGGTGAATATTTCATATTGGacagcttggcatgctaggtggAGGTGTTTGGAGATGATATTGGGAAGCTTTGAAGATTCTTACGCTAAAGTTCCTGAGTTGTGTGAGCAAATAAAGAAGGACAATCCTGGTAGCATTGCTACATTCAGTAGAGATAGTAGAACAAAGCAGTTCACAGGCCTGTGTGTGGCTTACAATGCTAGTCTAGAAGGCTATAAAGATGCTAGACCAATGATTGGTTTAGATGCTTTCCACAGTAATG GTGGGGTGATTATGAGTGTTACATCTTTGGATGGTCACGGTGGGTTATTCCCCCTTGCAGTCTACTTCACAAGGTTAGAGTGTAAAGAAACTTGGAATGCATTTTTGGAGATCATTGCACCTAGTTTGCGCCTCCACGACAAGCCTTTGACCTTCATTAGTGATAAACAAAAAG GTATAGAGTATGGTGTTCAAAGACAGTTTGGTGATGTCAATCATTTTCACAGGCTCTGTTTTAGACATCACTACAAGAACATGAAGATGAAGCATCCCGGACCTGAGATAGAGAAGCTTGCTTGGAAAGCAGCCAAGTCCTACAATGAATTGATTATAATCAAGCAATGA
- the LOC113312486 gene encoding disease resistance protein RGA2-like, producing the protein MAAEQILVNGVTEIIKKVLPVIAQQISSAWGVKDDLRKLKDTLESIQALISDAEKKQVNYDTVKLWLRRLKDVVYDADDVMDEFAYETMRRHAVGGQFKHKLRALVSSSNPLVFKFKMARKIRALNGRLDQIYKESTMYQLQNTSITQDNLTMVLRSNRLTSSVGGTDSIILGREIAKSDIIKILIHKSSPSLPSSSSGISSQPESVSALSIVGMGGLGKTTVAQMVYNDDSIMGNFELRTWVCVSDPFHIFKILKDIIESITGNKCEDLSNVDVLAKQVKEKLIGKKYLLVLDDLWNENATYWENLKSYLSYGGIGSKILVTTRSRNVASVVGGDVRDLEKLSKDACWSIIEKKVLSRGGAVLTDPEMISIGKNIAEKCDGLPLAANLLGSSMCSKREKSYWRSIVDDIDRLRGTPEHNNVISILKLSYDNLSPPLKQCFSYCCIFPKDWKINREMLIRLWMAEGFLLSSSGGESISLEDIGNEYFEYLVWSSFFQDVQKDQESGDIETCKMHDLVHDLATSVLDRNEFRIAKVRDDKEDVSEVRRLQLLIDEGQSLASPTVLSNAVKLRTIVALERKNISHVSSFFQCRRLRVLCPLGDWYRWDTCTFSSRSMSASSISKLKHLRYLDLSGYNLFYEVSLNHSYNLQTLILRRCRSVSSCLLNKIGSLKSLRHLDISKSDIKHLPENIGSLEHLSFLDLSHTNISKLPDSIICISNLRTLSFRGCYNLDGLPSELGALTRLRCLDLRGTSIKELPESCISNLCNLEIVKLGSVCELPKEIKNWPKLRIFAHSRKDDVMPRGIERLTCLETLKSYMVRQETEVCGSPGNKSYGGIEELAGLNSLEVLKIIKLENMRGGIEDGETAKLKDKQHLLKLHLEWGSTVGDDDQVRSSRSVKDTAVLVGLQPHSNLKKLSIIGFSGLNLPKWMMGCSLSNFLPNLVDLSFIDLDNCEQLPALGMLQFLRYLGIFRMKSIKCLGEEFYYQQENREEEEESSSSDTAKRSSLFPSLVELSMNWKT; encoded by the coding sequence ATGGCGGCGGAACAAATTCTTGTTAACGGGGTCACTGAGATCATTAAGAAGGTACTACCTGTTATTGCTCAACAGATTTCTTCGGCATGGGGTGTAAAAGACGACTTAAGGAAGCTCAAGGATACCCTGGAGTCAATTCAAGCTCTAATCTCTGATGCTGAGAAGAAACAAGTAAATTATGATACTGTGAAACTTTGGTTGAGAAGGCTGAAAGATGTTGTTTATGATGCAGACGACGTTATGGATGAGTTCGCTTATGAAACCATGCGTCGTCATGCAGTGGGAGGCCAATTTAAACACAAATTACGAGCTCTCGTTTCATCTTCCAACCCACTTGTATTTAAATTCAAGATGGCACGTAAAATTCGAGCCCTCAATGGAAGGTTAGATCAGATCTACAAAGAGAGTACAATGTATCAGTTGCAAAATACTAGTATTACCCAAGACAACCTGACTATGGTTCTGCGAAGTAACCGATTAACCTCATCCGTTGGTGGTACTGATTCAATAATTTTAGGGAGGGAGATTGCAAAATCAGACATAATAAAGATATTGATCCACAAGTCGTCACCATCATTACCGTCGTCATCATCTGGGATTTCTTCTCAACCGGAGAGTGTATCCGCTTTATCCATAGTGGGTATGGGTGGACTGGGTAAGACTACGGTAGCTCAAATGGTCTACAATGATGACTCTATCATGGGAAACTTTGAGCTAAGAACTTGGGTTTGTGTCTCTGATCCTTTTCATATCTTTAAGATTCTAAAAGATATCATCGAATCCATTACTGGAAATAAATGTGAGGATTTATCAAATGTCGATGTACTGGCAAAACAAGTCAAGGAAAAACTGATCGGTAAGAAATATTTGCTAGTGCTCGACGATTTGTGGAATGAGAACGCTACGTATTGGGAAAATCTGAAGAGCTACCTAAGCTATGGCGGCATCGGCAGCAAGATATTAGTCACTACACGCAGTCGAAATGTTGCatctgttgttggtggtgatgttCGTGATCTTGAAAAGTTATCAAAAGATGCTTGTTGGTCCATTATTGAGAAGAAAGTATTGTCCCGTGGTGGAGCAGTATTGACAGATCCAGAAATGATTAGTATTGGCAAGAATATAGCAGAAAAATGTGACGGTCTACCTCTTGCAGCGAACTTACTTGGAAGTTCAATGTGTTCCAAAAGAGAGAAAAGCTATTGGCGGTCAATTGTAGACGACATTGATCGATTGCGAGGTACACCTGAACATAATAATGTCATTTCAATATTAAAACTGAGCTATGATAATTTATCGCCTCCTCTGAAACAATGTTTTTCATACTGCTGTATTTTCCCGAAAGATTGGAAAATAAATAGAGAAATGTTAATTCGATTATGGATGGCAGAAGGATTCCTTTTGTCATCAAGTGGAGGAGAAAGTATATCTCTTGAAGATATTGGTAATGAATATTTTGAGTATTTGGTGTGGAGTTCGTTCTTCCAGGATGTGCAGAAGGATCAAGAGTCGGGTGACATTGAGACATGTAAGATGCATGATTTGGTGCATGATCTTGCAACGAGTGTTCTAGATCGTAATGAATTTAGAATTGCCAAGGTAAGAGATGACAAGGAAGATGTTTCAGAAGTTCGACGCTTACAACTGCTAATTGATGAAGGACAGAGTTTGGCATCTCCTACAGTATTATCAAATGCTGTGAAACTGCGTACAATTGTTGCTCTTGAACGAAAGAATATTTCGCATGTCAGTTCTTTCTTTCAGTGTAGGCGTTTACGCGTACTATGTCCTCTCGGTGACTGGTATAGGTGGGATACATGCACATTCTCTTCTAGGAGCATGTCTGCTTCATCGATTTCTAAGCTGAAGCATCTGAGGTACCTTGACCTCTCTGGCTACAATTTATTTTATGAGGTATCTTTAAATCATTCTTACAATCTGCAAACACTCATACTGAGAAGATGCAGAAGCGTTTCTAGCTGTCTTCTTAATAAGATTGGATCTTTGAAGAGTTTGAGGCATCTTGATATCTCGAAGTCGGATATTAAACATTTACCCGAAAACATTGGGTCCTTGGAACATCTGAGTTTCCTTGATCTTTCACATACAAATATATCAAAATTACCGGATTCAATTATCTGTATCAGCAATCTAAGGACGTTGAGTTTCCGTGGTTGTTATAATTTAGATGGCTTACCAAGTGAGCTAGGAGCACTGACACGATTGAGGTGTCTTGATTTGCGTGGtacttccatcaaagaattgccTGAATCATGCATTAGCAACCTCTGCAATTTGGAGATTGTGAAACTAGGTAGTGTGTGTGAGCTTCCAAAGGAAATTAAGAATTGGCCGAAATTGAGAATTTTTGCTCACTCTAGAAAAGATGATGTAATGCCTAGAGGTATAGAAAGGCTTACCTGCCTTGAAACATTAAAGTCTTACATGGTTAGACAAGAAACAGAGGTATGTGGAAGTCCCGGTAATAAGAGTTACGGTGGCATTGAAGAGTTGGCAGGCTTAAACTCCCTTGAGGTATTGAAGATCATAAAACTTGAAAATATGAGAGGTGGAATAGAAGATGGAGAAACAGCAAAGTTAAAGGACAAGCAACATCTTCTAAAATTACATCTGGAATGGGGTTCCACTGTTGGTGATGATGACCAAGTACGGAGTAGTAGAAGTGTAAAAGATACTGCGGTGTTGGTGGGTCTCCAGCCTCACTCAAATTTGAAGAAATTGAGCATCATAGGGTTCTCAGGTTTAAACCTTCCAAAGTGGATGATGGGTTGTTCATTATCTAACTTCCTTCCGAATTTGGTGGATTTAAGTTTCATAGATTTGGATAATTGTGAGCAGCTTCCAGCTCTGGGCATGCTCCAATTTCTTAGGTATCTTGGGATCTTCAGAATGAAATCAATCAAGTGTCTGGGTGAAGAATTCTATTATCAACaagaaaacagagaagaagaagaagaaagcagtaGTAGTGATACTGCAAAGAGATCCTCATTATTCCCTTCCTTAGTTGAATTGAGTATGAATTGGAAAACTTAG